One region of Novipirellula artificiosorum genomic DNA includes:
- a CDS encoding Rpn family recombination-promoting nuclease/putative transposase yields MSIGIDPLVDFAAKRLLGSPEHWRITVHFLNAMLRFANPIVDVRILNPINMKDFDVDKLSILDIKATDSVGRRYNIEVQTTRPLGLPKRLTYYAAKQLIEQLGEGDQYADLNPSISICILDSVLFREEPALQHAFELRTDRGLSLSDCLQVHVFELPKYVVPSDNKPITDPIEQWLYFFREAANQTAEQLARRLPGAVFTEAVGVLEMIAKNPEERQVYEDRLKAERDEWARTEQAKLDGKLDGKLEERLRVVKMLRDIVGETDPSDSDLAGLSLDQLGQLETTYQQRLRDRT; encoded by the coding sequence ATGTCCATCGGCATTGATCCGCTTGTTGATTTCGCGGCCAAACGGCTGCTCGGGAGCCCAGAACACTGGCGGATTACGGTGCATTTCTTGAACGCGATGCTGCGGTTTGCCAACCCAATCGTTGACGTAAGGATTCTGAACCCGATCAACATGAAGGACTTCGACGTCGACAAACTGTCGATTCTGGACATCAAGGCAACCGACAGCGTTGGGCGGCGATACAATATCGAGGTCCAAACCACTCGCCCGCTGGGGTTACCGAAACGTTTGACGTATTATGCAGCGAAGCAATTGATCGAGCAGTTGGGTGAAGGTGACCAATACGCTGACCTGAACCCGTCAATCAGCATCTGCATCCTCGATTCTGTCTTGTTCCGCGAAGAACCCGCATTACAGCACGCATTTGAACTTCGTACGGATCGGGGGCTTTCGCTCAGCGATTGCTTGCAAGTTCACGTTTTCGAGCTACCCAAGTACGTCGTTCCGAGCGATAATAAGCCTATCACCGATCCGATAGAGCAGTGGTTGTATTTTTTCCGTGAGGCGGCAAACCAAACCGCCGAGCAACTGGCCCGTCGGTTGCCGGGTGCCGTGTTCACCGAAGCCGTAGGAGTGTTAGAAATGATCGCCAAGAACCCAGAAGAACGCCAAGTCTACGAAGACCGGCTCAAGGCCGAACGCGACGAGTGGGCGCGAACCGAGCAGGCGAAGCTCGACGGAAAGCTCGACGGAAAGCTCGAGGAGCGACTTCGCGTGGTCAAAATGTTACGGGACATCGTCGGCGAGACCGATCCGTCGGACTCGGATCTTGCGGGGCTTTCGCTCGATCAGTTGGGGCAACTAGAAACCACCTACCAGCAGCGACTCCGCGACCGAACCTGA
- a CDS encoding family 78 glycoside hydrolase catalytic domain, translating into MRHQDIFGKLVAPALIPLLFLVNCFAQESTHNSISKPTIEQDGSAEFEAMVSRGYTPLFNAKDFTGWRNPYSHGEAKVVDDEIHLLADKKFFLVTEKKYADFRLSVEIHLPEGAANSGVMFRCHVDPDAQKKVFGYQAECDGSDRRWSGGLYDEARRGWIWPSTAGRSEEPFLEHEEESKAAFADPAIANALDRNGWNRFVVTCIEDRITIELNGVPTVTFRDTTDASGYLGIQHHGEQGQTYRFRNLFIKELPEIPAEDSISLTDQSPVSVKKIDENVTLVDFGKVAFGNVALRVPRSGRGMGKVHFGEKLVDGRVDREPPGTVRYGVSEFRKGSGEFGTWIVPTPVDVRNTEQAGATRAHPPAVLTPKSWLPVMPFRWVEIEGWEGEFKPEYIVRRAAFASDWNDDASSFECSDETLNRIWELCKYSIKATTFAGVYVDGDRERIPYEADAYLNQLSHYYADDEVEMAAKTFDWLIENGTWPTEWAPHMVFMAHAEWMYSGDLEWLKHRYESLKAKTLMHRSGEDGLVRSAEIDQNRHDIVDWPQKERDGFVFTEINTVVNAFHIEALERMVEMARAIGKSEDAEAFAARAELAKAAFQMTLFDEAAGIYRDGVGTDHSSIHANFFPLAFGLIPQDKLAGVIEWLEQKDMQCSVYAAQYFLDGLFNHGSDQKAIDLMVADGDRSWKHMVNSGTTISWEAWDLKYKPNQDWNHAWGAAPANLLPRCVLGAQPETPGWTNAMIRPCPGGLKYARGRVPTVLGPIEIDWKNESTFTLTLALPKGMTARVELPAANRTTGVFVDGVSVQAMKTSDRWILKDKITGTVTIEAK; encoded by the coding sequence ATGAGACACCAAGACATTTTCGGAAAACTCGTAGCCCCGGCGTTAATTCCCCTCTTGTTCCTTGTCAATTGTTTCGCTCAAGAATCAACTCACAATTCAATCTCCAAGCCAACGATTGAGCAAGACGGTTCCGCCGAATTCGAGGCGATGGTTAGCCGCGGGTACACGCCCTTGTTCAATGCTAAGGACTTCACTGGTTGGCGGAATCCCTATTCCCATGGCGAAGCGAAAGTAGTTGATGATGAGATTCACCTCCTCGCCGACAAGAAGTTTTTCCTGGTTACGGAGAAGAAGTATGCGGACTTTCGGCTGAGTGTTGAGATTCACCTTCCCGAAGGCGCTGCCAATTCGGGTGTCATGTTCCGATGCCATGTCGACCCAGACGCACAGAAGAAAGTCTTCGGCTACCAGGCGGAGTGCGATGGATCGGATCGGCGGTGGTCGGGCGGCCTCTATGACGAGGCACGACGTGGATGGATTTGGCCAAGTACTGCAGGACGTTCGGAGGAACCGTTCCTTGAGCACGAAGAGGAATCCAAAGCGGCTTTCGCTGATCCCGCAATCGCCAATGCATTGGATCGAAATGGCTGGAACCGCTTTGTGGTCACGTGCATTGAAGATCGCATCACCATCGAGCTGAACGGCGTTCCCACCGTCACCTTCCGCGACACAACCGATGCGTCGGGATACCTCGGTATCCAGCACCACGGCGAACAGGGACAAACTTACCGCTTCCGCAATCTATTCATCAAAGAGCTGCCCGAGATCCCAGCAGAAGACTCCATCTCACTCACCGATCAGTCGCCTGTGTCGGTCAAGAAAATTGACGAAAACGTCACTCTTGTCGATTTTGGCAAAGTCGCGTTCGGAAACGTTGCGCTGCGTGTTCCCCGCAGCGGCAGAGGGATGGGCAAGGTTCATTTCGGCGAAAAGCTCGTGGACGGCCGAGTCGATCGTGAGCCACCAGGAACCGTCCGCTACGGCGTCAGCGAATTTCGCAAGGGTAGCGGAGAGTTCGGAACTTGGATCGTGCCAACACCCGTGGATGTGCGAAACACAGAACAGGCCGGAGCGACGCGTGCTCATCCACCGGCGGTGCTAACGCCAAAGTCCTGGTTACCCGTCATGCCATTTCGGTGGGTGGAAATCGAAGGCTGGGAGGGAGAGTTCAAGCCTGAATACATCGTCCGCCGTGCCGCGTTTGCGTCCGATTGGAATGACGACGCCAGTTCGTTTGAGTGTTCTGATGAGACGCTCAATCGGATTTGGGAATTGTGCAAATACAGCATCAAGGCAACGACGTTTGCAGGAGTCTACGTGGATGGCGACCGTGAACGCATTCCGTACGAAGCCGACGCGTATCTGAACCAGTTGAGTCACTACTACGCGGATGATGAAGTAGAAATGGCCGCAAAGACCTTTGACTGGTTGATCGAAAACGGCACATGGCCAACGGAGTGGGCGCCGCATATGGTGTTCATGGCTCATGCCGAGTGGATGTACTCTGGCGACCTCGAGTGGCTCAAGCATCGCTATGAATCCTTGAAGGCCAAGACGCTGATGCACCGCAGTGGCGAGGATGGCTTGGTTCGCAGTGCCGAAATCGATCAAAATCGGCATGATATCGTGGATTGGCCACAGAAAGAACGCGATGGATTTGTCTTCACCGAGATCAACACAGTCGTCAACGCTTTTCATATCGAAGCACTCGAGCGGATGGTCGAAATGGCTCGTGCAATCGGAAAGAGTGAGGATGCGGAGGCCTTTGCAGCTCGAGCGGAGCTAGCGAAAGCGGCCTTTCAGATGACGCTTTTCGACGAAGCAGCGGGCATCTACCGGGACGGTGTGGGCACCGACCACAGCAGCATCCACGCCAACTTCTTCCCACTCGCGTTCGGGCTGATTCCTCAGGACAAACTTGCGGGAGTCATCGAGTGGCTTGAGCAGAAAGACATGCAATGCAGCGTCTATGCGGCTCAGTATTTCCTTGATGGCCTATTCAACCACGGCAGCGACCAAAAGGCAATCGACTTGATGGTCGCGGATGGCGATCGAAGTTGGAAACATATGGTCAACAGCGGAACGACCATTAGCTGGGAAGCTTGGGACTTGAAGTACAAGCCCAACCAAGACTGGAACCACGCTTGGGGTGCTGCGCCTGCAAACCTATTGCCGCGGTGTGTGCTCGGTGCTCAGCCGGAGACCCCAGGCTGGACCAATGCGATGATCCGGCCTTGCCCCGGCGGTCTCAAGTACGCTCGCGGCCGTGTTCCCACTGTACTTGGTCCGATTGAAATCGATTGGAAGAACGAGTCGACTTTCACACTCACGCTTGCACTTCCCAAAGGCATGACGGCGCGCGTTGAGTTGCCAGCGGCAAACCGTACAACAGGTGTCTTCGTGGACGGAGTATCTGTCCAAGCAATGAAGACATCAGATCGTTGGATTCTGAAGGATAAGATCACCGGCACGGTAACGATCGAAGCCAAGTAA
- a CDS encoding glycosylhydrolase-like jelly roll fold domain-containing protein translates to MKSVPDPIESTGPWDVSFPENLGTTSNAKFDELISWSTSPDQGIRHFSGTATYQKQFHLPKQLIDPNLSLELDLGNVAVIAHILMNGEDLGILWKAPFRVSLDGCAREGVNHLEVRVTNLWPNRLIGDQQLPGDVEHRGPNVKRWPDWLLNQTQRSSGRFGFPGYQHYQQDSDLIVSGLLGPVTVRSYVEAELYDTQND, encoded by the coding sequence GTGAAATCGGTGCCTGATCCGATTGAATCGACAGGCCCTTGGGACGTCAGCTTTCCGGAAAATCTTGGTACAACCAGCAATGCAAAGTTCGATGAATTGATCTCATGGTCTACTTCGCCCGACCAAGGGATACGCCATTTTTCCGGAACAGCAACCTATCAAAAACAGTTTCATCTTCCCAAACAGCTGATCGATCCGAACCTTTCGCTTGAACTCGATTTGGGAAACGTTGCTGTGATTGCACACATCTTGATGAACGGCGAAGACCTTGGCATTTTGTGGAAAGCTCCGTTCCGTGTGAGCCTCGATGGTTGTGCCCGCGAAGGAGTCAATCATTTGGAAGTGAGAGTCACGAACCTGTGGCCTAACCGGTTGATCGGAGATCAACAACTTCCAGGCGATGTGGAACATCGAGGGCCAAACGTCAAGCGATGGCCCGACTGGTTGCTAAATCAAACCCAGCGAAGTTCTGGCCGTTTCGGCTTTCCTGGCTACCAGCACTACCAACAAGACTCTGATTTGATCGTATCGGGTCTGCTTGGCCCCGTGACGGTGCGTTCGTATGTAGAAGCCGAATTGTACGACACTCAGAACGATTGA